A single genomic interval of Rhea pennata isolate bPtePen1 chromosome 5, bPtePen1.pri, whole genome shotgun sequence harbors:
- the SELENOH gene encoding selenoprotein H: MAPRGKKRGAQKPAEAREDADAPQKRARGSPGGAGPRVVIEHCKSURVFGRNAAAVSEALRGAMAHLAVEINPAPPRRNSFEVSLVKEDGSTVELWSGIRKGPPRKLKFPEPATIVEALKSSLA, from the exons ATGGCGCCCCGTGGGAAGAAGCGCGGTGCCCAGAAGCCAGCCGAGGCCAGGGAGGATGCAGATGCACCGCAAAAGcgggcccggggcagccccgggggcgcCGGCCCCCGTGTGGTCATCGAGCACTG TAAGAGCTGACGCGTGTTTGGGCGCAACGCGGCGGCGGTGAGCGAGGCCCTGCGTGGGGCCATGGCCCACCTGGCTGTGGAGATCAACCCGGCACCACCGCGCAGGAACAGCTTTGAGGTGTCCCTGGTGAAGGAGGATGGCAGCA CTGTCGAACTTTGGAGCGGCATCCGCAAGGGGCCGCCCCGCAAGCTTAAGTTCCCCGAGCCTGCCACCATCGTAGAGGCCCTGAAGAGCAGCCTGGCCTAG
- the TMX2 gene encoding thioredoxin-related transmembrane protein 2 isoform X2, translating to MAVIAPLLALLYSVPDLCRWLARPYYPLSALLATAFLLVRKLPPLCRGLPSQREDGNPCDFDWREVEILMFLSAIVMMKNRRSITVEQHIGNIFMFSKVANAILFFRLDIRMGLLYLTLCIVFLMTCKPPLYMGPEYIKYFSDKTIDEELERDKRVTWIVEFFANWSSECQSFAPIFADLSLKYKVSTSPLTKQLPTLILFQGGTETMRRPQIDKKGRAVSWTFSEENVIREFNLNELYQKSKKQSKPRDEGPEDAPEAPAAAGLANGETKKDK from the exons ATGGCGGTGATAGCGCCGCTGCTGGCGCTGCTGTACTCGGTGCCCGATCTGTGCCGCTGGCTCGCGCGGCCCTATTACCCTCTCTCGGCGTTGCTCGCCACCGCCTTCCTGCTCGTCCGCAAGCTCCCGCCGCTCTGCCGCGGGCTGCCCTCGCAGCGGGAGGATGGCAACCCCTGCGACTTCGACTGG CGCGAGGTGGAAATCCTCATGTTCCTCAGCGCCATCGTGATGATGAAGAACCGCCGCTCCA TCACCGTGGAGCAGCACATCGGGAACATCTTCATGTTCAGCAAAGTGGCCAACGCCATCCTCTTCTTCCGGCTTGACATCCGCATGGGCCTGCTCTACCTCACGCTGTGCATAG TGTTCCTGATGACCTGCAAGCCACCCCTCTACATGGGTCCTGAGTACATCAAGTATTTCAGCGACAAGACCATAGAT gaggagctggaacGGGACAAGCGGGTAACCTGGATCGTCGAGTTCTTTGCTAACTGGTCCAGCGAGTGCCAGTCCTTTGCCCCCATCTTTGCCGACCTCTCCCTCAA GTACAAAGTCAGCACCTCGCCCCTCACAAAGCAGCTGCCTACCCTCATCCTCTTCCAGGGCGGGACAGAGACCATGCGTCGCCCGCAGATTGACAAGAAGGGCCGGGCCGTATCCTGGACCTTCTCAGAG GAGAACGTGATCAGGGAGTTCAACCTCAACGAGCTCTACCAGAAGTCCAAGAAGCAGTCGAAGCCACGGGACGAGGGGCCGGAGGACGCTCCCGAGGCACCGGCGGCTGCCGGCCTTGCCAATGGGGAGACCAAGAAGGACAAGTAG
- the MED19 gene encoding mediator of RNA polymerase II transcription subunit 19, whose product MENFSALFGGAEPPPPATAAALGFGPAKAAGPGVGPPPAAAAPPPVEDAARKAAAAGPFYLLRELPGTTELTGSTNLITHYNLEHAYNKFCGKKVKEKLSNFLPDLPGMIDLPGSHDNSSLRSLIEKPPICGSSFTPLTGTMLTGFRLHAGPLPEQCRLMHIQPPKKKNKHKHKQSRTQDPVPPETPSDSDHKKKKKKKEEDPERKRKKKEKKKKKNRHSPEHPGVGSSQASSSSSLR is encoded by the exons ATGGAGAATTTCTCGGCGCTCTTCGGCGGGGctgagccgccgccgcccgcaaCTGCCGCCGCGCTGGGCTTCGGGCCGGCCAAGGCGGCGGGCCCCGGGGtggggccgccccccgccgccgccgcgcctccTCCTGTCGAGGACGCGGCCCGCAAGGCCGCCGCCGCAGGCCCCTTCTACCTGCTGCGGGAGCTGCCAG GCACCACGGAGCTGACGGGCAGCACCAACCTCATCACGCACTACAACCTGGAGCACGCGTACAACAAGTTCTGCGGCAAGAAGGTGAAGGAGAAGCTCAGCAACTTCCTTCCCGACCTGCCGGGCATGATCGACCTGCCCGGCTCCCACGACAACAGCAGCCTGCGCTCCCTCATCGAGAAGCCCCCCATCTGTGGCAGCTCCTTCACCCCCCTCACTGGCACCATGCTGACGGGCTTCCGCCTCCACGCTGGCCCG CTGCCGGAGCAGTGCCGGCTCATGCACATCCAGCCACCCAAGAAGAAGAACAAGCACAAGCACAAGCAGAGCCGTACCCAGGATCCCGTCCCCCCAG aaaccCCTTCGGACTCTGaccacaagaagaaaaagaagaaaaaagaggaggatCCGGAAcggaagaggaagaagaaagagaagaagaaaaagaag aaTCGGCACAGCCCGGAGCACCCGGGTGTGGGCAGCTcccaggccagcagcagcagcagcctgcggTGA
- the TMX2 gene encoding thioredoxin-related transmembrane protein 2 isoform X1, which produces MAVIAPLLALLYSVPDLCRWLARPYYPLSALLATAFLLVRKLPPLCRGLPSQREDGNPCDFDWREVEILMFLSAIVMMKNRRSITVEQHIGNIFMFSKVANAILFFRLDIRMGLLYLTLCIVFLMTCKPPLYMGPEYIKYFSDKTIDEELERDKRVTWIVEFFANWSSECQSFAPIFADLSLKYNCSGLHFGKVDVGRYTDVSTRYKVSTSPLTKQLPTLILFQGGTETMRRPQIDKKGRAVSWTFSEENVIREFNLNELYQKSKKQSKPRDEGPEDAPEAPAAAGLANGETKKDK; this is translated from the exons ATGGCGGTGATAGCGCCGCTGCTGGCGCTGCTGTACTCGGTGCCCGATCTGTGCCGCTGGCTCGCGCGGCCCTATTACCCTCTCTCGGCGTTGCTCGCCACCGCCTTCCTGCTCGTCCGCAAGCTCCCGCCGCTCTGCCGCGGGCTGCCCTCGCAGCGGGAGGATGGCAACCCCTGCGACTTCGACTGG CGCGAGGTGGAAATCCTCATGTTCCTCAGCGCCATCGTGATGATGAAGAACCGCCGCTCCA TCACCGTGGAGCAGCACATCGGGAACATCTTCATGTTCAGCAAAGTGGCCAACGCCATCCTCTTCTTCCGGCTTGACATCCGCATGGGCCTGCTCTACCTCACGCTGTGCATAG TGTTCCTGATGACCTGCAAGCCACCCCTCTACATGGGTCCTGAGTACATCAAGTATTTCAGCGACAAGACCATAGAT gaggagctggaacGGGACAAGCGGGTAACCTGGATCGTCGAGTTCTTTGCTAACTGGTCCAGCGAGTGCCAGTCCTTTGCCCCCATCTTTGCCGACCTCTCCCTCAA GTACAACTGCTCGGGGCTGCACTTTGGGAAGGTGGACGTGGGCCGATACACGGACGTCAGCACCAG GTACAAAGTCAGCACCTCGCCCCTCACAAAGCAGCTGCCTACCCTCATCCTCTTCCAGGGCGGGACAGAGACCATGCGTCGCCCGCAGATTGACAAGAAGGGCCGGGCCGTATCCTGGACCTTCTCAGAG GAGAACGTGATCAGGGAGTTCAACCTCAACGAGCTCTACCAGAAGTCCAAGAAGCAGTCGAAGCCACGGGACGAGGGGCCGGAGGACGCTCCCGAGGCACCGGCGGCTGCCGGCCTTGCCAATGGGGAGACCAAGAAGGACAAGTAG